A stretch of Eleutherodactylus coqui strain aEleCoq1 chromosome 2, aEleCoq1.hap1, whole genome shotgun sequence DNA encodes these proteins:
- the LOC136610813 gene encoding uncharacterized protein yields the protein MSQTKNNYSSNYLFPVKQITYPTPPYMSIRRDETKVFRPTVTRRKLMDMIKKFDSKDISYIDWTFDKEASFFIPQVTSIQDSVNKYFIVNSGTVWARPLQGANIQVKATFDIAFHFIRDLREPVITLQVHDQDQYVSYEPNGDKRLKVLPLGQRNLQDAREFFFYLRRVTNSTYAFEPVQQPGGLISTSQDSNSPVTVQPASANTHYTNFAFDTAFNVSSFMRPETEQTSNLNEERYGEERCGTSLP from the exons ATGTCGCAAACTAAGAACAATTACTCTTCAAACTATCTGTTTCCTGTAAAGCAAATCACTTATCCAACCCCTCCATACATGAGCATTCGAAGAGATGAGACTAAAGTCTTCCGGCCAACTGTGACACGTCGCAAACTGATGGATATGATCAAAAAATTTGATTCAAAGG ATATCTCATACATTGATTGGACCTTCGACAAGGAAGCATCGTTCTTCATTCCACAAGTCACCTCCATTCAAGATTCAGTAAATAAGTATTTTATCGTAAACAGTGGCACAGTGTGGGCAAGACCACTGCAAGGTGCCAACATACAGGTTAAAG CAACGTTCGATATTGCCTTTCACTTTATAAGAGACTTGCGAGAGCCTGTTATTACCCTCCAAGTCCATGACCAAGACCAGTATGTCTCATATGAACCCAATGGAGACAAACGGCTAAAAGTGTTG CCATTAGGACAGAGGAATCTTCAGGATGCCAGAGAATTTTTCTTCTACCTCAGACGAGTCACCAACAGTACATATGCATTTGAGCCGGTGCAACAACCAGGCGGTTTGATTAGCACTTCTCAGGATAGCAACAGTCCGGTAACTGTGCAGCCTGCATCCGCCAACACCCACTATACAAATTTTGCCTTTGATACAGCTTTTAATGTGTCCAGCTTTATGAGGCCGGAAACAGAGCAAACATCCA ACTTAAATGAAGAGCGCTATGGAGAAGAGCGCTGTGGTACGTCTCTACCTTGA